From Oreochromis niloticus isolate F11D_XX linkage group LG14, O_niloticus_UMD_NMBU, whole genome shotgun sequence, one genomic window encodes:
- the LOC106096811 gene encoding ubiquitin-associated and SH3 domain-containing protein B isoform X1 — protein MAAKEDLYSKILPRRLRQNRAGSMKCSSSLDVLLSMGFPRPRALKALVSTGGRSVQAACDWLFSHVDDPFLDDPLPREYVLYLRPSGPLQNQLSHFWQQSRVTCGKNKAHNIFPHITLCQFFMCADQKVEALCEALQATVQQWRGRFPSPLPLELYTSSNFIGLFVEEQVADILKQFAADFAAEAVRKAEVHVEPHKKQLHVTLAYNFPSDHLPSLEKLAKGIEVKLGCDWLAVLFSRDIRFANHETLRVMYPYMPQNDDELELVPGDFVFMSPVDQNSTSEGWVYGTSLATGLSGLLPENYVSLADESDTWVFHASHSFFSCEPSDKASKDRGLFDGLLDSRRPDSTSPGDTPSLSLICHPMQQVLRISGGHSRQPKRTLFVCRHGERMDVVFGKHWLSLCSDSKGRYVRSNLNMPPSLPLWGGQRDYDMDAPITVFGSTQARLVGEALLESNTAIDFVYCSPALRCVQTAQNILKGLQQDSKLKVRVEPGLFEWTKWVSGSSMPAWIPPTDLAAAHFSVDTTYRPLIPVSKLTVSESYENYMSRSYQVTKDILSDCKNTGNNVLIVAHASSLEACTRQLQGRSPQSAKDFIQVVRKIPYLGFCSCEEQGDTGVWQLVDPPILPLTHGPNHSFDWRETLLQE, from the exons GCTGTTTTCACACGTGGACGACCCGTTCTTGGACGACCCGTTGCCGAGAGAGTACGTCCTCTACCTGCGACCCAGCGGGCCCCTTCAGAACCAGCTCTCCCATTTCTGGCAGCAGAGCCGGGTCACCTGTGGCAAAAACAAAGCCCACAACATTTTCCCCCATATTACGCTCTGCCAGTTCTTCATG TGTGCAGACCAGAAAGTAGAAGCTCTGTGCGAAGCCCTCCAGGCCACCGTACAGCAGTGGCGGGGTCGGTTTCCCAGCCCACTGCCCTTAGAGCTCTACACATCTTCTAACTTCATCGGTCTTTTCGTGGAGGAGCAGGTGGCCGATATCCTCAAGCAGTTTGCAGCTGACTTTGCCGCAGAGGCTGTCAGGAAGGCAG AAGTCCACGTGGAGCCTCACAAGAAGCAGCTCCATGTAACTCTAGCCTACAACTTCCCCAGTGACCACCTCCCCTCACTGGAGAAACTCGCTAAGGGCATTGAAGTGAAGCTGGgatgtgattggctggctgTTCTGTTCTCCCGGGACATTCGTTTTGCTAACCACGAG ACCCTGAGGGTGATGTACCCCTACATGCCACAGAACGACGACGAGCTGGAGCTGGTTCCCGGGGATTTCGTCTTTATGTCTCCCGTGGATCAGAACAGTACCAGCGAGGGCTGGGTGTACGGGACCTCACTCGCCACCGGGCTGTCCGGCCTGCTGCCTGAGAACTATGTCAGCCTGGCGGATGAATCTGACACCTGGGTGTTTCATGC CTCCCACTCGTTCTTCAGCTGTGAGCCCAGTGACAAGGCCAGTAAAGACAGAGGCCTGTTTGACGGACTGCTGGACAGCCGGCGTCCCGATAGCACAAGTCCCGGAGACACACCGTCACTAAGTCTCATCTGTCATCCGATGCAG CAGGTCCTGCGGATCAGCGGGGGTCACTCTCGGCAACCCAAGCGGACTCTTTTCGTGTGCCGCCACGGTGAGAGGATGGATGTGGTCTTTGGCAAACACTGGCTCTCCCTCTGCTCAGATAGTAAAG GTAGATACGTACGTTCCAACCTGAACATGCCTCCCAGTCTGCCTCTGTGGGGAGGACAGAGAGACTATGACATGGATGCTCCCATCACTGTGTTTGGATCCACCCAGGCCCGGCTTGTGG gtgaaGCCCTGTTAGAGAGCAACACAGCCATAGACTTCGTGTACTGCTCTCCCGCTCTGCGATGTGTTCAGACTGCACAGAACATCCTAAAAG GCCTACAGCAGGACAGCAAGCTGAAGGTGCGAGTGGAACCGGGGCTTTTCGAATGGACCAAGTGGGTGTCTGGGAGCTCAATGCCTGCATGGATACCTCCCACCGACCTGGCTGCTGCACACTTCAGTGTCGACACAACTTACAG ACCTCTGATCCCAGTCAGCAAGCTCACTGTGTCCGAGTCCTACGAGAACTACATGAGTCGGAGCTATCAAGTAACCAAAGACATCCTGTCAGACTGCAAAAACACTG GAAACAACGTGCTGATTGTAGCCCACGCTTCTTCCTTAGAGGCCTGCACACGCCAGCTGCAGGGCCGTAGCCCACAGAGCGCCAAGGACTTCATCCAAGTCGTCCGAAAG ATCCCCTACCTGGGCTTTTGCTCCTGTGAGGAGCAGGGGGACACGGGGGTGTGGCAGTTAGTGGACCCTCCCATCCTGCCCCTCACACATGGACCAAACCACAGCTTTGACTGGAGGGAGACGCTCCTGCAAGAATGA
- the LOC106096811 gene encoding ubiquitin-associated and SH3 domain-containing protein B isoform X2, which produces MAAKEDLYSKILPRRLRQNRAGSMKCSSSLDVLLSMGFPRPRALKALVSTGGRSVQAACDWLFSHVDDPFLDDPLPREYVLYLRPSGPLQNQLSHFWQQSRVTCGKNKAHNIFPHITLCQFFMCADQKVEALCEALQATVQQWRGRFPSPLPLELYTSSNFIGLFVEEQVADILKQFAADFAAEAVRKAEVHVEPHKKQLHVTLAYNFPSDHLPSLEKLAKGIEVKLGCDWLAVLFSRDIRFANHETLRVMYPYMPQNDDELELVPGDFVFMSPVDQNSTSEGWVYGTSLATGLSGLLPENYVSLADESDTWVFHASHSFFSCEPSDKASKDRGLFDGLLDSRRPDSTSPGDTPSLSLICHPMQVLRISGGHSRQPKRTLFVCRHGERMDVVFGKHWLSLCSDSKGRYVRSNLNMPPSLPLWGGQRDYDMDAPITVFGSTQARLVGEALLESNTAIDFVYCSPALRCVQTAQNILKGLQQDSKLKVRVEPGLFEWTKWVSGSSMPAWIPPTDLAAAHFSVDTTYRPLIPVSKLTVSESYENYMSRSYQVTKDILSDCKNTGNNVLIVAHASSLEACTRQLQGRSPQSAKDFIQVVRKIPYLGFCSCEEQGDTGVWQLVDPPILPLTHGPNHSFDWRETLLQE; this is translated from the exons GCTGTTTTCACACGTGGACGACCCGTTCTTGGACGACCCGTTGCCGAGAGAGTACGTCCTCTACCTGCGACCCAGCGGGCCCCTTCAGAACCAGCTCTCCCATTTCTGGCAGCAGAGCCGGGTCACCTGTGGCAAAAACAAAGCCCACAACATTTTCCCCCATATTACGCTCTGCCAGTTCTTCATG TGTGCAGACCAGAAAGTAGAAGCTCTGTGCGAAGCCCTCCAGGCCACCGTACAGCAGTGGCGGGGTCGGTTTCCCAGCCCACTGCCCTTAGAGCTCTACACATCTTCTAACTTCATCGGTCTTTTCGTGGAGGAGCAGGTGGCCGATATCCTCAAGCAGTTTGCAGCTGACTTTGCCGCAGAGGCTGTCAGGAAGGCAG AAGTCCACGTGGAGCCTCACAAGAAGCAGCTCCATGTAACTCTAGCCTACAACTTCCCCAGTGACCACCTCCCCTCACTGGAGAAACTCGCTAAGGGCATTGAAGTGAAGCTGGgatgtgattggctggctgTTCTGTTCTCCCGGGACATTCGTTTTGCTAACCACGAG ACCCTGAGGGTGATGTACCCCTACATGCCACAGAACGACGACGAGCTGGAGCTGGTTCCCGGGGATTTCGTCTTTATGTCTCCCGTGGATCAGAACAGTACCAGCGAGGGCTGGGTGTACGGGACCTCACTCGCCACCGGGCTGTCCGGCCTGCTGCCTGAGAACTATGTCAGCCTGGCGGATGAATCTGACACCTGGGTGTTTCATGC CTCCCACTCGTTCTTCAGCTGTGAGCCCAGTGACAAGGCCAGTAAAGACAGAGGCCTGTTTGACGGACTGCTGGACAGCCGGCGTCCCGATAGCACAAGTCCCGGAGACACACCGTCACTAAGTCTCATCTGTCATCCGATGCAG GTCCTGCGGATCAGCGGGGGTCACTCTCGGCAACCCAAGCGGACTCTTTTCGTGTGCCGCCACGGTGAGAGGATGGATGTGGTCTTTGGCAAACACTGGCTCTCCCTCTGCTCAGATAGTAAAG GTAGATACGTACGTTCCAACCTGAACATGCCTCCCAGTCTGCCTCTGTGGGGAGGACAGAGAGACTATGACATGGATGCTCCCATCACTGTGTTTGGATCCACCCAGGCCCGGCTTGTGG gtgaaGCCCTGTTAGAGAGCAACACAGCCATAGACTTCGTGTACTGCTCTCCCGCTCTGCGATGTGTTCAGACTGCACAGAACATCCTAAAAG GCCTACAGCAGGACAGCAAGCTGAAGGTGCGAGTGGAACCGGGGCTTTTCGAATGGACCAAGTGGGTGTCTGGGAGCTCAATGCCTGCATGGATACCTCCCACCGACCTGGCTGCTGCACACTTCAGTGTCGACACAACTTACAG ACCTCTGATCCCAGTCAGCAAGCTCACTGTGTCCGAGTCCTACGAGAACTACATGAGTCGGAGCTATCAAGTAACCAAAGACATCCTGTCAGACTGCAAAAACACTG GAAACAACGTGCTGATTGTAGCCCACGCTTCTTCCTTAGAGGCCTGCACACGCCAGCTGCAGGGCCGTAGCCCACAGAGCGCCAAGGACTTCATCCAAGTCGTCCGAAAG ATCCCCTACCTGGGCTTTTGCTCCTGTGAGGAGCAGGGGGACACGGGGGTGTGGCAGTTAGTGGACCCTCCCATCCTGCCCCTCACACATGGACCAAACCACAGCTTTGACTGGAGGGAGACGCTCCTGCAAGAATGA